Proteins from one Gossypium raimondii isolate GPD5lz chromosome 8, ASM2569854v1, whole genome shotgun sequence genomic window:
- the LOC105790909 gene encoding glutaredoxin-C4, whose product MAVKFLIASILVIAASLCWVSSADSSEAAFVKKTISVHKIVIFSKSYCPYCRKAKSVFKELKEVPFVVELDERDDGWNIQDALSEIVGRRTVPQVFINGKHIGGSDDTVEAYQSGKLAKLLGIEVENKDDL is encoded by the exons ATGGCGGTGAAATTCTTGATAGCGTCAATCTTAGTAATTGCAGCATCTCTTTGCTGGGTATCGTCGGCTGATTCGTCTGAAGCTGCTTTCGTCAAAAAGACCATCTCTGTCCACAAGATCGTCATCTTCTCAAAGTCCTATTGCCC GTACTGTAGGAAGGCAAAATCTGTGTTCAAGGAGTTGAAAGAAGTTCCATTCGTTGTGGAGCTTGATGAGCGAG ATGATGGATGGAATATTCAGGATGCCTTGAGTGAGATTGTTGGTAGGCGTACTGTACCACAGGTTTTCATTAATGGAAAACACATCGGAGGCTCAGACG ATACTGTTGAAGCATATCAGAGTGGAAAATTGGCTAAGCTGTTGGGTATTGAGGTAGAGAACAAGGATGATCTCTGA
- the LOC105790908 gene encoding 50S ribosomal protein L18, chloroplastic → MVFRQARPNWPRTFPLFHSYALSLFLSKSRSSQTSLPSHSNTHSTIHTCFLCVAFQYIPILKPWKAGRQTALRNLESQLGMAITATAMTMTVTTGLQFAGSLNHKQTSFLGVPLRLSMSNPQPSLPSVFLNVQAKARTRTEDREARHSRIRKKIEGTPDRPRLCVFRSNKHLYVQVIDDSKMHTLASASTMQKPICEEFNYTSGPTIEVAKKVGEFIAKSCLEKGITKVAFDRGGYPYHGRVQALADSAREHGLQF, encoded by the exons ATGGTGTTCAGGCAAGCAAGGCCGAACTGGCCGAGGACATTCcctttatttcattcatacgcTTTATCCCTTTTCTTATCCAAATCCCGCTCCTCCCAGACTTCACTCCCCTCTCACAGCAACACTCATAGCACTATCCACACTTGCTTTCTTTGCGTTGCCTTCCAGTACATCCCCATTTTAAAGCCTTGGAAAGCAG GCAGACAGACAGCATTAAGGAATCTCGAATCTCAACTGGGTATGGCAATTACTGCAACGGCTATGACTATGACTGTCACTACGGGATTACAGTTTGCTGGTTCTCTCAATCATAAACAGACTTCTTTTTTAGGAGTTCCCTTGAGGCTGTCAATGTCAAACCCTCAGCCATCTTTACCCTCTGTCTTCCTCAATGTTCAAGCCAAAGCTCGCACCCGAACAGAAGATCGTGAGGCCCGCCATTCTCGCATTAGGAAGAAG ATTGAAGGGACACCAGATAGACCAAGACTGTGTGTCTTCCGCTCGAACAAGCATCTCTATGTCCAAGTCATTGATGACTCAAAGATGCACACACTAGCTTCCGCTTCAACAATGCAGAAACCGATTTGTGAGGAGTTCAACTACACATCTGGTCCTACCATT GAAGTGGCGAAGAAAGTTGGTGAATTCATTGCAAAATCTTGTTTGGAAAAAGGGATCACAAAGGTTGCCTTTGACAGAGGTGGATATCCCTATCATGGACGCGTACAAGCCCTTGCTGATTCTGCTAGGGAGCATGggcttcaattttaa